Proteins encoded together in one Novipirellula caenicola window:
- the pilM gene encoding hypothetical protein gives MPKKLAIDWDDTELRFVAAQCAANQVTITDAAVVPMMPSGIYETLRKTISERGLEKTETLVAIGRGKAELRELQLPPVPDEELPDIVRFQAIRSFASAGESATIDYLVTNRTDANVNAIAAAVAPAKLAEVKEICSDASLLVKRITLRPLSAAAFYLTRPKRSAAGGDVVLIDLLSDDAEIVVARESKVIFVRTVRMPSGESARPRALVNELKRSLLACGCKSPEKIVLWGRDSVHRGDVEILSEALDAPVEVVNPFELVEVDAKIKDQLPSHVGRLAPLVGLLACEETHADRLIDFLHPRERVEEKPNHRRTALLVGVPIAAAILLGYLGYRKLSNLDAEIDRLNQANAAMKEPVKEAEQWIAETEKIDQFLDADAIWLDKLRTLAEKLPPAEEVILKSIVATSDIRTGVSTVVLSGSATSPSVIEKLESSIRDENHSVTIEGASEQDAKNAYRWVFTEKIAIPPHHARARRYAGVEQARTASADESQDVTPAESKADAPAAETPAADPPAAENAPASTETSPSNPETAANSVTEVQS, from the coding sequence ATGCCAAAAAAATTAGCAATCGATTGGGACGATACCGAATTACGGTTCGTGGCCGCGCAGTGCGCTGCCAACCAGGTCACGATTACCGACGCGGCGGTCGTGCCAATGATGCCGTCGGGTATTTATGAAACACTTCGCAAAACGATCTCCGAACGCGGGCTTGAGAAAACCGAGACGCTGGTCGCGATCGGACGTGGCAAAGCCGAGCTGCGGGAATTGCAATTGCCACCGGTGCCGGACGAGGAATTGCCGGACATCGTTCGCTTTCAAGCGATTCGCAGTTTCGCTTCGGCCGGTGAAAGTGCCACGATTGACTACTTGGTGACCAATCGCACTGATGCGAACGTCAACGCAATCGCCGCCGCCGTCGCTCCGGCAAAGCTTGCCGAAGTCAAAGAGATTTGCAGTGATGCGTCGTTGTTGGTCAAACGAATCACGCTGCGTCCTCTCTCTGCGGCGGCGTTTTATCTGACGCGTCCAAAGCGATCAGCGGCCGGTGGCGATGTCGTGTTAATCGATTTGTTATCCGATGACGCCGAGATCGTCGTGGCTCGCGAGAGCAAGGTGATTTTTGTGCGTACCGTCCGCATGCCTTCGGGCGAATCGGCACGGCCACGCGCGCTTGTCAACGAGCTGAAACGCAGCTTGCTCGCGTGCGGCTGTAAATCGCCTGAGAAAATCGTGCTCTGGGGCCGTGACTCGGTTCACCGCGGCGATGTTGAAATCCTCAGCGAAGCGCTTGACGCGCCGGTGGAAGTCGTCAATCCATTTGAATTGGTCGAGGTCGACGCAAAGATCAAAGACCAATTGCCAAGCCATGTCGGTCGACTCGCTCCGCTGGTCGGTTTGCTGGCTTGCGAAGAAACACATGCCGATCGTTTGATCGATTTTTTGCATCCTCGCGAACGAGTCGAAGAGAAACCGAATCACCGGCGCACCGCGTTGCTCGTCGGCGTGCCGATCGCCGCAGCAATACTGCTGGGCTATCTAGGCTATCGCAAACTCAGCAACCTGGATGCCGAAATTGATCGACTCAATCAAGCCAACGCGGCCATGAAAGAGCCTGTCAAAGAGGCAGAACAGTGGATCGCCGAGACAGAAAAGATTGACCAGTTCCTTGATGCCGATGCGATCTGGCTCGACAAACTCCGCACGCTTGCTGAAAAATTGCCGCCTGCCGAGGAAGTGATCCTCAAATCGATTGTCGCAACCAGCGATATTCGCACCGGCGTCAGCACGGTGGTCTTGAGTGGTTCCGCAACCAGCCCCAGCGTGATTGAAAAACTCGAGTCATCGATTCGTGACGAAAATCACAGCGTCACGATTGAAGGGGCCAGCGAGCAGGACGCTAAAAACGCCTATCGCTGGGTGTTTACCGAGAAAATCGCGATCCCGCCGCATCATGCTCGCGCTCGGCGGTATGCCGGGGTCGAGCAGGCTCGCACGGCGTCAGCCGATGAGTCGCAAGACGTGACGCCAGCGGAATCCAAAGCCGACGCACCGGCCGCCGAGACGCCTGCTGCGGATCCACCGGCTGCCGAGAACGCGCCTGCGTCCACGGAAACTTCTCCCTCGAACCCTGAAACGGCTGCGAACTCGGTCACTGAGGTGCAATCATGA
- a CDS encoding type II secretion system protein GspK — protein sequence MSSDLFSHSRSNRRPRRSRHGFFLVLVLVVVAVATMAVYSFTELMVAYDDSANLSGDLVQARVNVESGVDTIRLLLSQPPTTRLDYGGIYNNPSMFQAITVSSGIDGVTPANFTVVAPGMTETGTFGGIRFGLQNESARLNINTLTVLEENSDLIVPTLALTGADTEEVDTENLAVSLLMALPGMTEDVADAILDWLDSDDEVRPFGAELEYYNTLSTPYTPANGPIKSVEELLLVRGVTPTLLFGADANRNGVLDADEQQRYGVGIETPGALGWAAYLTVNGAEGSKTRDGLPRVDVNSDDLETLYDELIEALGDELYASYIVAYRMYGESPVTAAVGGGGNGNSDNVQSAGVWTADMFGQLDLSAGAKTSVNQVLDLVGSSVTIGNGDNQRKYTSPFAEDPISMAIYLPLLMDVLATQDVDSLPGRINLNECPAELLYGIPLLDEETVQAIVEARTAESDDPNREFATWPLVEGIVTLEQMRTLIPLLTGGGDVYRAQIIGYFEQSGIASRSEVIIDATTVNPKVISWKDLSHLGRGFDLSVLGQRSAGLSNE from the coding sequence ATGAGCTCCGATCTGTTTTCGCATTCGCGTTCCAATCGTCGGCCGAGACGATCTCGCCATGGTTTCTTTCTCGTGTTGGTGTTGGTGGTCGTTGCGGTAGCGACCATGGCGGTTTATTCGTTCACCGAGTTGATGGTTGCCTACGATGATTCCGCCAACCTGTCTGGCGATTTGGTGCAAGCACGTGTGAACGTGGAATCAGGCGTCGATACGATCCGCTTGCTGCTTTCGCAGCCGCCAACGACACGGCTCGATTATGGTGGAATCTACAACAATCCATCGATGTTCCAAGCGATTACCGTTTCCAGTGGAATCGATGGTGTTACTCCCGCTAATTTTACCGTCGTGGCACCTGGCATGACCGAAACAGGAACGTTTGGAGGCATCCGATTCGGATTGCAAAACGAATCCGCTCGCTTGAACATCAATACCTTGACCGTGCTCGAGGAAAACTCGGATCTGATTGTTCCCACCTTGGCGCTCACCGGTGCCGATACCGAAGAAGTGGACACGGAAAACTTGGCTGTGTCGCTGTTGATGGCGCTGCCGGGGATGACCGAGGATGTTGCCGATGCCATTTTGGATTGGCTCGACAGCGACGATGAAGTGCGTCCGTTCGGTGCCGAGCTGGAGTATTACAACACGTTGTCGACGCCCTATACGCCTGCCAACGGACCCATCAAAAGTGTCGAAGAACTGTTGTTGGTTCGCGGGGTGACCCCGACGCTGTTGTTTGGCGCCGATGCCAATCGAAACGGCGTGCTCGATGCCGATGAACAGCAACGCTATGGCGTTGGAATCGAAACGCCCGGCGCGCTAGGCTGGGCCGCCTATTTGACCGTCAACGGAGCCGAAGGCAGCAAGACTCGCGATGGCTTGCCGCGTGTTGACGTCAATAGCGACGATCTGGAAACGCTTTACGACGAGCTGATCGAAGCTCTTGGGGACGAACTGTATGCGAGTTACATCGTTGCCTATCGGATGTACGGCGAATCGCCGGTGACCGCCGCGGTCGGCGGTGGTGGAAATGGAAACAGTGACAATGTGCAATCCGCAGGCGTGTGGACCGCCGATATGTTTGGGCAGCTTGATTTGAGCGCCGGTGCAAAAACGTCCGTCAACCAGGTGCTCGATCTAGTCGGATCGAGCGTGACGATTGGAAACGGGGATAATCAGCGAAAGTACACCTCGCCGTTCGCCGAGGATCCGATCTCGATGGCGATCTACTTGCCGCTTTTAATGGACGTTTTGGCAACTCAGGATGTCGACTCTTTGCCAGGTCGGATTAACCTGAATGAATGTCCTGCTGAATTGTTGTACGGCATTCCTTTGCTCGATGAAGAGACCGTGCAAGCCATCGTCGAAGCGCGGACGGCGGAGTCGGATGATCCGAATCGTGAATTCGCTACTTGGCCGCTCGTCGAAGGCATTGTGACCTTAGAGCAAATGAGAACGTTGATTCCGCTGCTGACCGGCGGAGGCGACGTCTATCGAGCTCAAATCATTGGCTATTTCGAGCAGTCCGGGATCGCCAGTCGTAGTGAAGTGATCATTGATGCAACCACGGTGAACCCAAAAGTAATCTCCTGGAAAGACCTCAGCCATCTGGGACGAGGTTTTGATTTGTCCGTGTTGGGCCAGCGATCTGCCGGTTTGTCCAACGAATGA